The region GAAAAACCCTCCTGCTTCATCACCTGCTCCAGGGCATCCTCCCTGAGGTTCACCAGCCGTGTCAGAGCCGCCATCTCCGTTTCGGGGTTCTTGGGCAGGCCCAGCTGTTCCAGCATACGTTCCACCGTCTGTGTCGCCTCGGGATTCTCTTTGCCGTGGAGGATCTCCATATAGGCTCCCAGCTCCTCCTGACGACGCTGGAGCTCATCGTAGAGCGCCTGAAGGTCTCTCATAAAGGACTCTCTCATCATTCTCCTCCTCTGCGTTGAAGTAGCTCCAGAACGGGGCGGGCCAGCGTGATCGCCTTGGCGCGGTGGGAGATCCCCGCCTTGACCGACTCATCCAGCTCCCCCAGGGTCCGGTCGTACCCTTCGGGGATGAAGATGGGATCGTAACCGAAGCCTTTGTCCCCCCGGGCTTCGTCGATCACCTTACCGTGCATCCAGCCGTGGACCACATATTCCCCCAGCGCTCCGACGATGGCGAGCGCTGCCGTGTAATAGGCGGGAGTTTGCTGTATCCCTCTCTCTTTGAGTACCTCGATGAGCTTTTGGAGGTTTTCCCGGTCCGTGGCCCCTTCTCCGGCGTATCGGGCGGAGTAGATCCCCGGTGCGCCTCCCAATACAGGGACGGAGATCCCGCTGTCATCGCTGATGACCAGATAGTCCGGCCCCAGGAGATCATAGATCGCTTTCGCTTTGATCAACGCGTTTCCGGCAAAGGTGTCGGCATCCTCCACGATCTCGGGCACCGAATCGAGCACCTCATCCATCCCCAGGATCTCTTTTCCGAACGCTTCGCGAAATTCACGCAATTTTCCCCGATTTCCTGTCGCAAGCACCCACTGCATTCATTAACCTTCTTTAATCATCTTGGGACTATAATTCCGGCATCTCTGACGAACATATCTCATCGATAGAGAATATCTTCACCATAAATTCCTCTTATGCCCAAATTTTGGGTATGACGAGATTATACCCTATAAAGGATCTGACCCTATGAAACCGATCATTGCCAAAACCTGGCATTTGAGCCTGATTATCGGCCTGCGTTTTCTCGGCCTCTTCGTCGTCATCTCGGTCCTCTCGGCCTACGCCAAGGACCTCCCCGGTGCCACCCCGACCCTCGTGGGTCTGGCCGTCGGAGGTTACGCCTTCACCCAGGCGGCCTTCCAGGTCCCTTTCGGGAGCCTGAGTGACAAAATCGGCCGTAAGAAAGCGATCCTCATCGGTCTGCTCATCTTCGCCGCCGGTTCGGTCATCGCCGGAATGGCCCACGATATCTATACGCTGCTTACCGGACGCTTCCTCCAGGGAGCCGGGGCCATCGGAGCGGTCATCATCGCCATGATCAGCGATCATGTCCGCGAAGAAGAGCGCGCCCACGCTATGGCGGTCATGGGGATGGTCATCGCCCTCGCCTTCACCGCCGCGATGATCATCGGGCCCATCATCGGAGGACTTCCCGACGGCGTCCCCCTGCTCTTCTATCTGACCGCCGCGATGGCGCTGCTTTCGATCGTCCTGCTCTTTACCGTGGTCCCCGAACCTCCCAAGATCACTCATACCTTCGCCGAAGAGGAGGCCAAGGTCGTCCACGTCTTCAAGGATAAAGACCTGGTACGGATGTATGTGACCTTCCTCTTCCACTCTTCGACGATGGCGATCGCCTTTTTCCTCATTCCCCTGGAATTGAAAAATACCTTCCATCTTCCCCTCTCCGAATTTTGGAAAGTCTATCTCCCCGCGGTAATCTTCGGAATCCTGGCGATGGGGCCCTCGGCGGTCTTTGGTGAAAAGTACAACAAAGGTAAAGAGGTCTTCCTCATCTCCATCGCCTTCATCGCCCTCGCCTTTGTCCTGATGGGCTTCGCCCCCTCGCTTTGGCTCTTCGGCGTAGGGGTCACCCTCTTCTTCATCGGTTTCAATATGTTCGAACCCCTGCTCCAGAGCTTCGTGAGCAAATTCGCCAAAGCCCACCAGAAAGGGGCCGCTCTGGGCGTCGCCAATACCTTCGCCTATGTCGGAATGGGGATCGGCGCCACCCTGGCCGGATGGATCTTCGCCCACTGGAGTGTCAAAGGGGTAGCCATCACCGTCCTGATCGTTTCGGTCTTCTGGGCACTCTGGATCGCAGGAATGCGCAATCCGGGCCTGCGAGGAACCCTCTACCTCGATACCGAGCATTACGACCGGAACAAATTGCCCGAGCTGAAAAAAGAGGCGGGGATCAATGATGTCTACGTCAATGAGACCGAGGGGGTGATGGTGATCAAATACGATAAAGAGCTGCTGGATGAAGACGAAATCAGGGGAAAAATGCTCAAGCGGTAGATCGAAGCCTTCGGCTATCGGTTGCAAGTCGCAAGCACGGGGCATTGCCCCTCACGTCGCAAGATTTTTTTGTGCTAAACGTTATGGGCAAGTACTAAAAGAATCGATGAGTGTTGAGCACTGAGCCTTCAAAGATTTTATTGCTCGGTTACTCGGTTGCTCATTACTCATTATTCTCAATTCTGTTTACGCCTCTCCCATTTTTTCGATCGTGACGCTTTTGTTCTCCACACCCATCAATGCCGCGGCACGGGCTTTGATGTTTTTGATGGTGAAACCGAACTTTTTGAAGAGATCTCCTGCCGGTGCCGAAGCCCCGAAGGTCTCCATACCCAGCACGTCGTCGGCATATTTGTAATACTCGATCCCCCGGGCCGCTTCGACGGCTAATACCTTGGTATTGGGGTCGATCACCGCTTTTTTGTACTCTTCATCCTGCTCATCGAAAAGGTCGAAGCAGGGGACGGAGACGATGTTGGCATTGATCCCCATCCGCTCCAGGAAGCATCCCGCCTGAAGGGAGGGCATCAGCTCTGACCCGCTGGCCATAATGGTCAAAACCGCATCCTTGCGTTTCTTGACGATATAGGCGCCGCGACTGACATCGCCGAAGTCCTTTTCGGGTTTGAGGGTCTTGAGCTTCTGGCGGCTGAGGACGAAGGCCTGGGGCTTTTGCATCCGGATCGCCACCTTCCACGCTTCCACATTCTCCGTCGCATCGGCGGGGCGCCAGACATAGAAATCAGGCAGAGCACGGAATTGGCTCAGATGCTCGATGGGCTGGTGGGTCGGGCCATCCTCACCCACTCCGATACTGTCGTGGGTCCAGATGAAGTGGTTGGGAATCCCCGAAAGTGCCGCGATGCGGACCGCCGGCTTCTGATAGTCGCTGAAGACGAAGAAGGTGGCGTTGAAGGGGATGACCGTGCCGTAGAGCGCCATCGCGTTGGTGATGGCTCCCATCGCATGTTCCCGAATACCGAAATGGAGGTTTTTCCCTTCGGGGAAGTCACCCATATCCTTGAGGTAGGTTTTGTTGGAGGGGGCCAGGTCGGCGCTACCGCCCACAAAGCCGGGGACGGCCCGGGCGATGGCATTGAGGATCTGTCCATTGCTGTCGCGGGTGGCCATCTCTTTGGTGTCGCTGAAATCGGGCCAGGCGATGGCGTCAAAATCAGGATTGAGCAGGCGCTCAAGGGCTTCGTTCTGCTCGGCGTAAGGGGCCTGCTTGAGCAGGTGGCGCCACTCTTTTTCGTAGAGTTCGCCCTGCTCTACCGCACAGCGGAAGCGAATCAGCACATCTTCGGGCACATAGAAGCTCTCGTCGGGCGGGAAGCCCGCTTTCTCTTTGGAGACTTTGATGACCTCTTCGCCCAGAGGGGCGCCGTGGACTTCGTGGTTGCCCTCCAGGCCGACCGCCTTGCGCCCGATGATGGTGTTGGCCACGATGATGGTGGGACGGTCGGAAGCCTTGGCCTCCGTCAGGGCCGCATCGATCTCATCATAGCAGTGACCGTTGATCTTGAGGACTTTCCAATTCTGGGCTTCGAAACGCTTTTCAACATCCTCGTTCCAGGCGATGGAGGTCTCCCCCTCTATCGTGATGTGATTGCTGTCGTAGATGAGGATGAGGTCTTTGAGGGCGAAGCGCCCGGCCAGGGCGCAGGCTTCGTAGCTGATCCCCTCTTCCAGGTCGCCATCCCCGCAAAAGCAGTAGACCTTATGGTCGATGAGTTTGCAAGTGGGAGAGTTGACCTTGCTGGCGGTAAACTCTTTGGCCATCGCGAAGCCCACGGCGTTGGCTACGCCCTGTCCCAAGGGGCCGGTAGTGATCTCCACGCCGGGGGTGTGGCCGTACTCGGGGTGACCGGGGGTTTTGGAACCCAGCTGGCGGAAGTTCTTCAGGTCCTCCATGCTCAGGTCATAGCCCCAGAGATAGAGGAGGCTGTAGATCAGACCCGTAGCATGACCGCCGGAGAAAACTACACGGTCCCGGTTGAGCCATTGGGGATTTTTGGGATTGTGGCGCAGGTGTTCACTCAGCACCACCGCGATATCCGCCAAACCCATGGGAGCACCCGGGTGGCCGCTGTTGGCTTTTTGAATCATATCCGCCGCGAGAAACCGGATGGTATCCGCCATCTTTTTACGCATTTCGTTTGACATTTTTTTATCCTTCATCCTAGTGGTGTTTATTTTTCCGTCTCAGAGTCTTCAGACTTGCTTTTAAGCGCATGCCGAAAGAGGTACTGCTCCATCAGCGGTGAGAGGGCCTCTTTCAATGGAGCGTCGAAAAGCTCGAAACGTTCCCGAAGCCCCTCGGCCAGTCCGTCGGCATAGGCCATCGCCCCTTCCAGGCCCAGAAGGGTGACGAAACTGTTCTTCTCACTGTCATGGCCGGTGGGCTTGCCCGCCTCTTCGGCACTCTGGGTCGCATCCAGAATATCATCCTGGACCTGAAAGAGCAGCCCCAGATCGATCCCGAAGCGGTAGAGCGCCCGGCGTGTCTCTTTGGGCAGGTCCACGATCACCGCCCCCATCTCG is a window of Nitratifractor salsuginis DSM 16511 DNA encoding:
- the tkt gene encoding transketolase translates to MSNEMRKKMADTIRFLAADMIQKANSGHPGAPMGLADIAVVLSEHLRHNPKNPQWLNRDRVVFSGGHATGLIYSLLYLWGYDLSMEDLKNFRQLGSKTPGHPEYGHTPGVEITTGPLGQGVANAVGFAMAKEFTASKVNSPTCKLIDHKVYCFCGDGDLEEGISYEACALAGRFALKDLILIYDSNHITIEGETSIAWNEDVEKRFEAQNWKVLKINGHCYDEIDAALTEAKASDRPTIIVANTIIGRKAVGLEGNHEVHGAPLGEEVIKVSKEKAGFPPDESFYVPEDVLIRFRCAVEQGELYEKEWRHLLKQAPYAEQNEALERLLNPDFDAIAWPDFSDTKEMATRDSNGQILNAIARAVPGFVGGSADLAPSNKTYLKDMGDFPEGKNLHFGIREHAMGAITNAMALYGTVIPFNATFFVFSDYQKPAVRIAALSGIPNHFIWTHDSIGVGEDGPTHQPIEHLSQFRALPDFYVWRPADATENVEAWKVAIRMQKPQAFVLSRQKLKTLKPEKDFGDVSRGAYIVKKRKDAVLTIMASGSELMPSLQAGCFLERMGINANIVSVPCFDLFDEQDEEYKKAVIDPNTKVLAVEAARGIEYYKYADDVLGMETFGASAPAGDLFKKFGFTIKNIKARAAALMGVENKSVTIEKMGEA
- a CDS encoding MFS transporter codes for the protein MKPIIAKTWHLSLIIGLRFLGLFVVISVLSAYAKDLPGATPTLVGLAVGGYAFTQAAFQVPFGSLSDKIGRKKAILIGLLIFAAGSVIAGMAHDIYTLLTGRFLQGAGAIGAVIIAMISDHVREEERAHAMAVMGMVIALAFTAAMIIGPIIGGLPDGVPLLFYLTAAMALLSIVLLFTVVPEPPKITHTFAEEEAKVVHVFKDKDLVRMYVTFLFHSSTMAIAFFLIPLELKNTFHLPLSEFWKVYLPAVIFGILAMGPSAVFGEKYNKGKEVFLISIAFIALAFVLMGFAPSLWLFGVGVTLFFIGFNMFEPLLQSFVSKFAKAHQKGAALGVANTFAYVGMGIGATLAGWIFAHWSVKGVAITVLIVSVFWALWIAGMRNPGLRGTLYLDTEHYDRNKLPELKKEAGINDVYVNETEGVMVIKYDKELLDEDEIRGKMLKR
- the rdgB gene encoding RdgB/HAM1 family non-canonical purine NTP pyrophosphatase, whose translation is MQWVLATGNRGKLREFREAFGKEILGMDEVLDSVPEIVEDADTFAGNALIKAKAIYDLLGPDYLVISDDSGISVPVLGGAPGIYSARYAGEGATDRENLQKLIEVLKERGIQQTPAYYTAALAIVGALGEYVVHGWMHGKVIDEARGDKGFGYDPIFIPEGYDRTLGELDESVKAGISHRAKAITLARPVLELLQRRGGE